In Phragmites australis chromosome 17, lpPhrAust1.1, whole genome shotgun sequence, the following are encoded in one genomic region:
- the LOC133897679 gene encoding protein MIZU-KUSSEI 1-like: MPSFIDGPTFRSLLRPSTNGRRTKISDSGGGGGGGGGLFRMFKLMPMLSSGCKMVALLGRHNKALLADHATTVTLFGHRRGRVSLAIHEDTRAPPLFLIELPMLTSALHREISSGVVKLALESDTRSARRRLVEEYVWAVYCNGRKAGYAIRRKEASDDERHVLRLLRGVSMGAGVLPAAPEKEGGLPSGPDGELTYVRARVERVVGSKDSEAFYMINPEEGGNGGDSGTGGGGTPELSIFLVRMK; encoded by the coding sequence ATGCCGTCTTTCATCGACGGCCCCACTTTCCGGTCGCTGCTCCGGCCGTCCACCAATGGACGCCGGACGAAGATCTcggacagcggcggcggcggcgggggcgggggcgggctCTTTAGGATGTTCAAGCTCATGCCCATGCTATCGTCCGGGTGCAAGATGGTGGCGCTGCTCGGCCGGCACAACAAGGCCCTCCTGGCAGACCACGCCACGACGGTGACTCTGTTCGGGCACCGGCGCGGCCGCGTGAGCCTGGCCATCCATGAGGACACGCGCGCGCCGCCGCTGTTCCTCATCGAGCTTCCCATGCTGACGAGCGCGCTGCACAGGGAGATCTCGTCCGGGGTGGTCAAGCTGGCGCTCGAGAGCGACACCCGCAGCGCGCGCCGCCGGCTCGTGGAGGAGTACGTCTGGGCCGTCTACTGCAACGGCCGCAAGGCCGGCTACGCCATCCGCCGGAAGGAGGCCTCCGACGACGAGCGCCACGTGCTGCGCCTGCTGCGCGGCGTGTCCATGGGCGCCGGCGTGCTGCCGGCGGCGCCCGAGAAGGAGGGCGGCTTGCCATCGGGGCCCGACGGCGAGCTCACGTACGTGCGCGCCCGCGTCGAGCGCGTCGTCGGGTCCAAGGACTCAGAGGCCTTCTACATGATCAACCCCGAGGAGGGTGGCAACGGTGGCGACAGTGGCACCGGAGGTGGCGGCACACCGGAGCTGAGCATTTTCCTAGTAAGGATGAAATGA